In a single window of the Tellurirhabdus bombi genome:
- the miaB gene encoding tRNA (N6-isopentenyl adenosine(37)-C2)-methylthiotransferase MiaB — MERIAELTILTDTDKEACELPRVSVDELAVNKKRLYIESYGCQMNFSDSEIVAAVMRNAGFATTSTAEEADVIFLNTCAIRENAEQKVRNRLKQLTVLKKRKPELLVGMLGCMAERLKTNLLEEEKIVDIVAGPDAYRDIPKLVEEAESGQKAVNVFLSREETYADISPIRLNSNGITAFISIMRGCDNMCSFCVVPFTRGRERSRDAHSIVREAQDLFDNGYKEVTLLGQNVDSYKWANESGTETVNFAQLLERVALIHPDLRIRFSTSHPKDITDEVLHTMAQYDNICNYIHLPAQSGNSRVLKLMNRTYDREWYIHKVDRIRAILGEDCGLSHDMIAGFCSETEEEHQDTLSLMEYAKYDYGYMFAYSERPGTLAAKKYADDIPHEVKMRRLNEIISLQQKLSLERNKRHIGQVQRVLIENTSKRSEDFLSGRNDQNKVVVFPKGNLKKGQYANVLVTDCTPATLIGEAID, encoded by the coding sequence ATGGAGCGGATTGCAGAATTAACCATACTAACGGATACCGACAAAGAAGCCTGTGAGTTGCCACGTGTGTCGGTGGATGAATTAGCAGTCAATAAAAAACGATTATACATCGAAAGCTACGGCTGTCAGATGAACTTCTCGGATAGTGAGATTGTAGCGGCGGTCATGCGTAATGCTGGCTTTGCCACCACGTCTACTGCCGAAGAAGCCGATGTTATCTTCCTGAATACCTGCGCTATCCGCGAAAATGCTGAGCAGAAGGTGCGCAACCGGCTCAAGCAGCTGACCGTCCTGAAAAAGCGCAAGCCGGAATTGCTGGTTGGTATGCTAGGCTGTATGGCTGAGCGGCTCAAAACCAATTTGCTGGAAGAAGAAAAAATTGTGGACATCGTGGCCGGACCTGATGCCTACCGCGATATTCCCAAGCTGGTAGAAGAAGCTGAATCGGGGCAAAAAGCGGTGAACGTATTTTTGTCGCGGGAAGAAACCTACGCCGATATTTCGCCGATCCGTCTGAATTCAAACGGCATCACGGCCTTTATTTCCATCATGCGGGGCTGCGATAATATGTGTAGCTTTTGCGTCGTACCCTTCACGCGGGGCCGCGAACGGAGCCGGGACGCCCATTCCATCGTTCGGGAAGCGCAGGACTTGTTCGACAACGGGTATAAAGAAGTAACCCTGCTGGGTCAGAACGTCGATAGCTACAAATGGGCGAACGAAAGTGGCACGGAAACGGTCAACTTTGCGCAGTTGCTGGAGCGAGTTGCGCTGATTCATCCCGATTTACGGATTCGCTTCTCGACCTCACACCCTAAAGACATTACCGATGAAGTGCTGCACACAATGGCGCAGTACGACAACATCTGCAACTACATTCACCTCCCCGCCCAAAGCGGCAACAGCCGGGTTCTGAAACTGATGAACCGGACGTATGACCGCGAGTGGTACATCCACAAAGTTGATCGCATTCGCGCCATTTTAGGGGAAGATTGCGGGCTTTCGCACGACATGATTGCCGGTTTCTGCTCTGAAACGGAAGAAGAACACCAGGATACGCTGTCGCTGATGGAATACGCCAAGTACGACTATGGATACATGTTTGCCTATTCGGAGCGCCCCGGTACTTTGGCCGCCAAAAAATACGCTGACGATATTCCGCACGAGGTCAAAATGCGCCGCCTGAACGAGATTATTTCGCTTCAGCAAAAGCTGTCGCTCGAGCGGAACAAACGCCACATCGGTCAAGTACAGCGTGTTTTGATCGAAAACACATCCAAGCGTTCGGAAGACTTCCTGAGTGGTCGTAATGATCAGAACAAAGTCGTTGTTTTCCCGAAAGGAAACCTGAAAAAAGGGCAGTATGCCAATGTACTGGTGACGGATTGTACACCAGCAACGCTGATTGGTGAAGCCATTGATTGA
- a CDS encoding sigma-54 interaction domain-containing protein: MNLPEIQSVKLRFGIIGNAPALNYAINVALQVAATDLTVLITGESGSGKESFSKIIHSLSSRKHGQFIAINCGAIPEGTIDSELFGHEKGAFTGAVDQRKGYFETTSGGTIFLDEIGEMPMGTQARLLRVLENGEYIRVGSSKVLKTDVRVVTATNVNLLAAVENGKFREDLYYRLNTVPIYVPPLRERGDDIELLFRKFTSDFAERYRIKPIQLSEAAKQLLLRYPFPGNIRQLKNMAEQISILESEGNKVIEADALSKYLPQVSAKQPQSSMLVPGLTAADSNALSERELLYKVLFDMRRDMNELKKLVLDVLKNDQYGPDILNNHKNLFETIQPTDLRPEAEPPRLLPPPAIIEYDQYENEDNANAITVEDITHETEEDDSLSLEKKEKEMIEKALQRNHNKRKYAAQALGISERTLYRKIKQYQIDEKE, translated from the coding sequence ATGAATTTACCAGAAATCCAATCGGTCAAACTACGTTTTGGCATCATCGGCAATGCCCCGGCGCTGAATTATGCCATTAATGTAGCCCTTCAGGTGGCTGCAACGGACCTGACTGTACTCATAACGGGCGAAAGTGGTAGTGGAAAAGAATCGTTTTCCAAGATTATTCATAGTCTAAGCTCCCGCAAACATGGCCAGTTTATTGCCATTAACTGCGGGGCAATTCCTGAAGGAACCATTGATTCTGAGCTGTTTGGCCACGAGAAAGGCGCCTTTACGGGCGCCGTTGACCAACGCAAAGGGTATTTCGAAACGACAAGCGGCGGAACCATCTTCCTGGATGAGATCGGGGAAATGCCGATGGGAACCCAGGCCCGTTTGCTACGCGTCCTCGAGAACGGGGAATACATCCGGGTGGGTTCATCCAAGGTGTTGAAAACCGATGTGCGGGTAGTTACGGCTACCAATGTCAATTTGCTGGCCGCTGTCGAAAATGGGAAATTTCGGGAGGATTTGTACTACCGACTGAATACGGTGCCGATTTACGTACCGCCCCTGCGCGAACGGGGCGACGACATCGAACTGCTTTTTCGGAAGTTCACGAGCGATTTTGCCGAACGTTACCGCATCAAACCCATTCAGTTGTCGGAGGCGGCCAAGCAGTTGTTGCTGCGTTACCCTTTTCCGGGTAATATTCGGCAGTTGAAAAACATGGCTGAGCAAATTTCGATTCTGGAATCGGAAGGCAACAAGGTTATTGAAGCCGATGCGCTCTCCAAATACCTACCGCAGGTTTCGGCTAAGCAACCCCAGTCATCCATGCTGGTTCCGGGGCTAACGGCGGCTGATAGCAACGCGCTTTCTGAACGGGAACTGCTGTATAAGGTGCTTTTTGACATGCGCCGTGACATGAATGAGTTGAAAAAACTGGTGCTGGATGTACTCAAAAATGACCAGTACGGCCCCGATATTCTCAATAACCATAAAAACCTGTTCGAGACGATTCAGCCTACGGACCTCCGACCCGAAGCTGAGCCACCGCGTTTGCTGCCTCCACCGGCCATTATTGAGTACGATCAGTACGAAAATGAAGACAATGCCAACGCCATAACCGTCGAAGATATTACGCACGAAACCGAAGAAGACGATTCGCTGTCCCTTGAAAAAAAAGAGAAGGAGATGATTGAGAAAGCCCTTCAACGAAATCATAATAAACGGAAATATGCCGCACAGGCACTGGGCATCTCTGAGCGAACGTTATACCGGAAAATCAAGCAATACCAGATTGATGAAAAAGAGTAA
- the secG gene encoding preprotein translocase subunit SecG produces the protein MAVSVLVVLICILAVLLILIVLVQNSKGGGLAGEFGGLGSNQLMGVKKTTDVLEQITWGLGLGIMALVLASYMVIDRTPAGAPINSVNVEKAATKTIPGAALPTPGQQQPAGNAPAPATTPQSGSATK, from the coding sequence ATGGCTGTTTCTGTATTAGTCGTTCTAATTTGTATTCTAGCGGTTTTGTTGATCTTGATTGTATTGGTTCAAAACTCAAAAGGTGGCGGGCTAGCTGGCGAATTCGGCGGATTGGGCTCCAATCAGCTGATGGGCGTCAAGAAAACAACCGATGTATTGGAACAAATCACTTGGGGTCTGGGTCTCGGTATTATGGCATTGGTTTTGGCATCCTACATGGTGATTGATAGAACGCCAGCAGGTGCTCCTATCAACAGCGTTAATGTTGAAAAAGCAGCGACCAAAACAATTCCGGGCGCTGCCTTGCCTACACCTGGTCAGCAGCAACCCGCGGGCAATGCTCCGGCCCCGGCTACAACGCCACAAAGTGGTTCAGCGACAAAATAA
- a CDS encoding co-chaperone GroES yields MATVTESVEVNVKPLADRVLVEPAPAEEKTAFGIIIPDTAKEKPQRGTIVAVGNGKKDEPLTVKVGDTVLYGKYAGTEITVEGKEYLIMRESDIFAII; encoded by the coding sequence ATGGCAACAGTAACGGAAAGTGTAGAAGTAAACGTAAAGCCGTTGGCTGATCGGGTGCTGGTAGAACCGGCTCCTGCCGAAGAAAAAACTGCATTCGGTATCATCATTCCAGACACTGCAAAAGAAAAGCCCCAGCGTGGAACGATCGTTGCCGTTGGTAATGGCAAGAAAGATGAGCCGTTGACAGTGAAAGTAGGCGACACAGTACTGTATGGCAAATATGCTGGTACAGAAATCACTGTGGAAGGCAAAGAGTACCTCATCATGCGTGAGTCTGACATCTTTGCGATCATCTAA
- the groL gene encoding chaperonin GroEL (60 kDa chaperone family; promotes refolding of misfolded polypeptides especially under stressful conditions; forms two stacked rings of heptamers to form a barrel-shaped 14mer; ends can be capped by GroES; misfolded proteins enter the barrel where they are refolded when GroES binds) — MPKKIFFDTEARDKIKKGVDTLADAVKVTLGPKGRNVVIDKKFGSPAITKDGVTVAKEIELKDAIENMGAQLVKEVASKTADSAGDGTTTATVLAQAIYSIGAKNVAAGANPMDLKRGIDKAVITIVNELKSQSRTIETSKEIAQVATISANSDEEIGQMIANAMEKVGKEGVITVEEARGTETEVKTVEGMQFDRGYLSPYFVTNTEKMEADLDRPFILISEKKVSSMKELLPVLEQVAQTGRPLLIIAEDVDGEALATLVVNKIRGALKVAAVKAPGFGDRRKAMLEDIAILTGGQVISEERGFKLENASIEYLGTAEKILIDKDNTTIVNGAGQTENIQGRVNQIKAQIENTTSDYDREKLQERLAKLSGGVAILYIGAATEVEMKEKKDRVDDALHATRAAVEEGIISGGGVAFIRAIKGLDSIQSNNEDEKTGVNIIRVALESPLRTIVANAGGEGSVVVNKVKDGEGDFGYNAREDRFENLIAAGIIDPTKVARLALENAASIAGLLLTTECVIADEPEEAPAGAGAGHPGGMGGMM; from the coding sequence ATGCCTAAGAAAATATTTTTCGATACAGAAGCCCGCGATAAGATAAAAAAGGGCGTCGATACACTGGCTGATGCCGTTAAGGTAACGCTGGGACCAAAAGGTCGTAACGTTGTTATTGACAAGAAATTCGGTTCACCAGCCATCACAAAAGATGGTGTAACGGTAGCTAAAGAAATTGAGTTGAAAGATGCCATCGAAAACATGGGCGCTCAACTCGTGAAAGAAGTTGCTTCTAAAACAGCTGATTCTGCCGGTGACGGTACAACTACAGCTACTGTTCTAGCCCAGGCGATTTACTCAATCGGTGCGAAAAACGTAGCGGCAGGTGCTAACCCAATGGACCTGAAACGTGGTATCGACAAAGCCGTTATCACTATCGTTAACGAGCTGAAGTCACAATCACGGACGATCGAAACGTCAAAAGAAATCGCGCAGGTAGCAACAATCTCGGCGAACAGCGACGAAGAAATTGGCCAGATGATCGCTAACGCGATGGAGAAAGTTGGTAAAGAAGGTGTTATCACGGTTGAAGAAGCGCGTGGAACGGAAACCGAAGTTAAAACGGTGGAAGGGATGCAGTTCGACCGCGGTTACCTGTCTCCTTACTTCGTGACAAACACGGAGAAAATGGAGGCCGATCTGGACCGTCCGTTCATCCTGATCTCTGAGAAGAAAGTTTCTTCGATGAAAGAACTGTTGCCTGTGTTAGAGCAAGTAGCGCAAACTGGTCGTCCTCTGTTGATCATCGCTGAAGATGTTGACGGAGAAGCACTGGCTACGCTGGTTGTGAACAAAATCCGTGGCGCTCTGAAAGTAGCGGCCGTGAAAGCTCCAGGTTTCGGTGATCGTCGGAAAGCTATGCTGGAAGACATCGCGATCCTGACGGGTGGACAGGTGATCAGCGAAGAGCGTGGCTTCAAACTGGAAAACGCTTCGATCGAATACCTAGGAACAGCTGAGAAGATCCTCATTGACAAAGACAATACAACTATTGTTAACGGTGCGGGTCAGACAGAAAACATTCAAGGACGGGTTAACCAAATCAAAGCACAAATCGAAAACACAACGTCTGACTACGATCGTGAGAAGCTGCAAGAGCGTCTGGCGAAATTGTCAGGTGGGGTTGCTATTCTTTACATCGGTGCCGCTACGGAGGTTGAGATGAAAGAGAAGAAAGACCGTGTTGATGATGCTTTGCACGCAACTCGCGCTGCCGTTGAAGAAGGAATCATCTCCGGTGGTGGTGTTGCTTTCATCCGCGCAATCAAAGGATTGGATAGCATCCAGTCTAACAACGAAGACGAGAAAACAGGGGTTAACATTATTCGTGTAGCGCTGGAGTCACCGCTGCGTACGATTGTGGCTAACGCTGGTGGCGAAGGTTCTGTCGTGGTTAACAAGGTGAAAGATGGCGAAGGTGACTTCGGCTACAACGCCCGCGAAGACCGTTTCGAAAACCTGATTGCTGCTGGTATCATTGACCCAACGAAAGTAGCTCGTCTGGCACTGGAAAACGCCGCGTCAATCGCCGGTCTGTTATTGACAACCGAGTGTGTGATTGCTGACGAACCAGAAGAAGCTCCGGCTGGTGCTGGTGCCGGCCACCCAGGTGGCATGGGCGGCATGATGTAA
- the lptE gene encoding LPS assembly lipoprotein LptE — MNTFTLSSAGGQANLPLQLTERMKEYYQRYTNLKVVPSNGDLVLDGSITGYDVTPIAPTASDQAGQNRLTIAVQVRFANNKDETKNFDQTFSFYQDFPQNQTLTQNEARLVPRILDQLVLDIFNKTAADW, encoded by the coding sequence GTGAATACATTTACACTTTCGTCGGCCGGTGGGCAGGCCAACCTGCCTCTGCAATTGACGGAGCGAATGAAAGAATATTACCAGCGGTATACCAACCTGAAAGTGGTTCCGTCAAATGGCGATCTGGTGCTGGACGGTAGCATCACCGGCTATGATGTGACCCCCATCGCGCCAACGGCCAGTGATCAGGCAGGACAGAACCGCCTCACGATTGCGGTGCAGGTACGCTTTGCCAATAACAAAGACGAAACTAAAAACTTCGATCAGACTTTTTCTTTTTATCAGGATTTCCCCCAGAATCAGACGCTGACTCAAAATGAAGCCAGGCTCGTACCCCGCATTCTTGATCAGTTAGTCCTGGATATTTTTAATAAAACGGCGGCAGACTGGTAA